TACGGAATTGCGGCGGGTATCCAAGCCATAAAAGATTCCGGTCTTGAAGTAACGGAAGAGAATGCTCAGCGCTTCGGTGCGGCGATTGGTTCCGGTATTGGCGGACTGGGTCTGATTGAAGAGAACCACAGCTCTCTGGTAAATGGTGGCCCGCGTAAAATCAGCCCGTTTTTCGTTCCTTCAACCATTGTGAATATGGTTGCTGGTCATCTCACCATCATGTATGGCTTGCGTGGTCCAAGTATCTCTATCGCCACGGCCTGTACGTCAGGTGTGCATAACGTCGGCCATGCCGCGCGTATGATCGCTTATAATGACGCGGATATCATGGTGGCAGGCGGGGCGGAAAAAGCCAGTACGCCATTAGGCGTGGGGGGGTTTGGCGCCGCTCGCGCTTTATCCACCCGCAACGATAACCCACAGGCGGCATGCCGGCCGTGGGATAAAGACCGCGATGGTTTTGTGCTGGGTGATGGCGCCGGTATGATGGTGCTGGAAGAATATGAGCACGCTAAAAAACGCGGCGCCAAAATTTACGCGGAACTGGTCGGATTTGGGATGAGCAGCGATGCCTACCATATGACGTCTCCGCCGGAGAATGGCTCGGGTGCTGCGCAGGCGATAGAAAACGCACTGCGTGACGCAGGGGTATCACCTTCTCAGATCGGTTATATCAACGCGCATGGGACTTCTACGCCCGCGGGTGATAAAGCCGAAGCTCAGGCCGTCAAGACTGTCTTTGGTGAGAGTGCCAATCGCGTATTGGTCAGCTCGACAAAATCGATGACCGGGCACTTATTAGGGGCGGCAGGGGCGATTGAATCTATTTTCAGCATCCTCGCGCTGCGCGATCAGGCTGTCCCGCCAACCATCAATCTGGATAACCCGGATGAAGGCTGCGATCTGGATTTCGTACCTCATGAGGCACGTCAGGTCAGCAATATGGAATATACGCTGTGTAACTCCTTTGGTTTCGGCGGAACAAACGGCTCTCTGTTATTCCGTAAGGTTTGATCATCGTTATCCTATGAAAAAAAAGCCCGGTTTCCGGGTTTTTTTTTGCCTGTATAAAATCAGATATGGCTGCTTGTTTAGCGGTTTGGTTTACTGGCAGGCTGAGGGCTCTTGGTTGAATGGAAGGAAAACATGCACTGGATAAATGGACAACAGCAGGAAATGTTATCGGTTTCAGATCGTGCTACCCAGTTTGGCGATGGCTGTTTTACGACGGCCAGAGTTGCTGACGGTCAGATTATCTGGCTTGAGCGTCATCTCACCCGTCTGCAACAGGCGGCCGAACGTCTGATGTTACCGCCATTCGATTGGACGCTGCTGACGGAAGAGATGAAACAGGCGGCCCAGGGGCGTCAGCGGGGTGTGGTAAAAGTTATGCTGACGCGGGGAGAAGGGGGCAGGGGCTACAGCAGTCAAGGCTGTGAGCAGGTGACGCGTATTGTCATGCAGACTGACTATCCTGCCCACTACACTCGCTGGCGTGAGCAAGGCATCAGTTTAAATCTGAGTCCGGTGGCGTTGGCTAAAAATCCGCTGCTGGCGGGAATTAAGCACCTCAATCGTCTGGAGCAGGTGTTGATCCGCATGCATCTTGATCAGGCGCCCGGTGATGAAGCGTTGGTGCTTGACACCTCCGGGGCACTGGTGGAATGCTGTGCGGCTAATTTATTCTGGCGTAAAGGGAATCAGGTTTTTACGCCGGATCTATCTTATGCCGGTGTTGATGGCGTCGCCCGGCAGCATATTCTCTCGCTATTGGCCGATACAGATTTTGATATACATATCGTCACTGAACCGCTGGCGGTACTCGCGCAAGCTGAAGAGGTATTGGTCTGTAACGCATTGATGCCGGTGATCCCCGTAAACCAGGCGCACGTCTGGTGTTATCGCTCCAGAGAACTGTATCGGTTTCTGAGCCCTAACTGTTAGTCGATGGTTGATTTATGAACGGAAAGAAGGTTGGTGTTCTGGTTGTCGCTTTAGTGTTGTCGGCGAGTCTGTTTCTGTGGCAAAAATTACAGCATTTTGCCAGTTCGCCACTTGCGATTGAACAAGAGACGATTTTCACGCTCCCTGCCGGCACTGGGCGCGATGGATTGGAAACGTTGTTACTGGATCAAAAGATTATTACCAAAGGGACTTTCTTTCCCTGGCTGTTGCGAATTGAACCAGAACTGGCAAAGTTTAAAGCGGGAACATACCGATTAACCACCGGAATGACCGTCCGAGAGCTGCTGGCTTTATTATCCAGTGGGAAAGAAGCGCAATTCTCCATTCGTTTTGTCGAGGGATCGCGCCTGAGAGACTGGCTCGAAACGTTGCGGCAGTCGCCCTATATTAAACATACGCTGGCGGATAAGAGTGTGCAGGAATTGGCGTCTGAACTGGGTATAAAAGATAAACCCAACCCGGAAGGGTGGTTCTACCCGGATACTTACCTGTACACGGCGAATACAACCGATTTGGCCTTGTTGCAACGAGCTTATCAGCGTATGAAGAAGACTGTAGATGAAGTATGGCGGGAGAAAGAAAACGGATTGCCATACAACACGCCGGATGAGTTGCTTGTCATGGCGTCTATCATTGAAAAAGAAACGGCGGTCAACGAAGAGCGTCCCCAGGTGGCTTCTGTTTTTGTTAACCGCCTGCGTGCCGGTATGCGTTTACAAACCGATCCAACGGTTATTTATGGCATGGGCGAAGATTATACCGGGGCGATTACCCGTAAAGCATTGGATACGCCAACGCCTTACAATACTTATATCATCTCGGGTTTGCCGCCCACGCCAATTGCCGTGCCGGGCAAAGCCTCGTTGGACGCTGCTGCCCATCCGGCTAAAACGTCATATCTCTATTTTGTGGCTGACGGCAAAGGCGGACACAGCTTTACCACTAATCTTGCAGATCATAATCGTGCTGTGAGGGTGTACCGCTCAGCGTTAAAGGAACGGGATGAACAATAAATTTATCGTTATTGAGGGTCTGGAAGGCGCGGGGAAAACAACGGCTCGTCACACTGTCGTTGAGACGCTGCGGGCTTACGGCGTGCAGGACGTTATTTTTACGCGAGAACCTGGCGGTACGCCGCTGGCCGAGAAGCTGCGTGAGTTGATTAAGCAGGGCATGGCGGATGAAAAGGTGACCGACAAAGCAGAAGTGCTGATGTTGTATGCCGCCAGAGTGCAACTGGTCGATAACGTGATCAAGCCTGCGTTGGCCAATGGCCAGTGGGTGATTGGCGATCGGCACGATCTTTCCTCCCAGGCTTATCAGGGCGGAGGACGGGGAATCGATCAACAGCTGTTGTTGTCGCTGCGTGATACCGTGCTCGGCGATTTTCGCCCTGACCTGACCTTCTATCTTGATCTGCCTCCTGCTCTTGGGTTGCAACGCGCGCGGGCGCGCGGCGATCTGGATCGCATCGAACAGGAGTCTTTGGCTTTCTTTGAACGCACTCGCGCGCGCTATCAGGCGCTGGCTGCGGAAGATCGTACCATCGTCACCCTCGATGCCTCCCAGCCGCTGGAAAGCGTCAGTCGTGATATTCAGGCAACGTTGCGGGAATGGCTGCCACAGCAGGGATTACATCGGCAAGATGCGCCGCCGGCGACACTTCATCAGGGGCGTGGCTGAGATGGAGTGGTATCCGTGGCTTAACGCGCCTTACCGTCGGTTGATCGGCCAATATCAGGCGGGCAGAGGACATCACGCCATTTTGCTGCATACATTACCGGGTATGGGCAATGAGTCGCTGGTCTATGCGTTAAGCCGCTGGCTGATGTGCCAGCATCCTGAAGGGATGAAAAGCTGCGGCAAGTGTCACGCCTGTCATTTGATGGTAGCGGGTACGCACCCCGACTGGTACATGCTCAGTCCTGAAAAAGGGAAGCAGAGTCTGGGCGTTGACGCGGTGCGTGACGTGCTGGATAAGCTTTACCAGCATTCTCGGCAAGGGGGGGGCAAAGTGATTTGGCTGCCGTATGCCGAGATATTAACGGAAGCGGCGGCCAATGCGTTATTAAAGACTTTGGAAGAGCCGCCGCAAAGTACCTATTTTTTGTTCGGCTGCCGTGATCCCTCCCGCCTGTTAGCGACGATGCGAAGCCGCTGTCTGTATCACTATCTGGATGTCCCTGACGAAACCCAGAGCGTGCTGTGGTTGAGTGCGCGTCATCGTGATGATACGCAGGCGATACGGACCGCGCTGAGACTACAGGCAGGCGCGCCGCTGGCGGCTGAGATCCTTTTGCAACCGGAACGTTGGAAACAGCGTAACGCATTGTGTCAGGGACTTTTCGCCGGGCTCGCTTCACACGATTTGCTTTCGTTAATGCCATTGCTGAATCATGAGGATACCGATGAACGTATTCACTGGCTGGCATCCTTGCTGCTGGATGCGATGAAATGGCAGCAAGGGGCAGGCGCGTATCGGGTTAATCTGGATCAGACCGCGCTGGTTGAGCGGTTGGCGCATGAATCTGCAAACACTCAACTACAGTATGAATTGCGCCAATGGCTGGTTTGCCGGCAAAAATTATTGACGGTGACTGGCGTTAACCGCGAACTGCTGTTGATGGAACGGTTGCTTGATGCTGAACAGAGCCTGTCCGCCACGGTTCAGCGGCACTTTCACTCATTCTCTGTATAATCAATTTTGAGTAAATATCATGTTGTTAGTTGATTCTCACTGCCATCTCGATGGTTTGAATTATGAGTCGTTACACAAAGATGTCTCCAGTGTTCTGGATAAGGCAAAAGACCGCGATGTGGGTTTTGTTTTGGCGGTAGCGACGACGCTGCCGGGTTTTCGGGCCATGAAGGAACAGATTGGTGAGCGGGATGATGTGGCGTTTTCCTGTGGTGTTCATCCATTAAATCAGAATGAGCCCTATGATTATGCCGAGCTGCGTCAATTGGCTGCCGCCAGTCAAGTGGTGGCGATGGGGGAGACGGGACTGGATTATTACTACCAGCAAGACACCAAAGCGCAGCAGCAGGCGTCTTTCCGCGAGCACATTCGCATTGGCAATGACTTGAATAAGCCGGTCATCGTGCATACGCGTGCGGCAAGGGAGGATACCATCGCCATTCTGAAAGAAGAGCAGGTAGAAAAGTGCGGCGGGGTGCTGCACTGCTTTACAGAAGATTTGGCCACGGCCAAGACGTTGCTGGATATGGGGTTTTATATTTCATTTTCCGGTATTGTCACGTTCCGCAATGCGGAAGCGCTGCGTGACGTCGCCCGTTATGTCCCGTTGGAGCGTATGCTGATTGAAACCGATTCTCCCTGGCTGGCGCCGGTGCCTTTCCGCGGGGAGGAAAACCAGCCTGCCTATGTTCGCGAGGTGGCCGAGTATTTATCGGTGCTGAAAGGGACGACGCTGGAAAATCTGGCGGCGATGACGACGGATAATTTTTCCCGCCTGTTTCATATCGATCCCGCGCGGTTGACCATCACGCAATAGTGGTTGAAAATGGCCGAGTTTTTTTTATCTGTGTAATTAATAGCGGCTGATGGCCATCCTTGCTGAGTATCCCCTCGTCAGGAATGGTCATTTTTAAGCAATAAATCACAAATGAGCTTAATTTATGTTCTGTTTCAACTTACCGGCTCATGGAAACGTGATGGTTATCAAACATTAGGCCGTCTATTTATTTTAGTCTGCGTAAAAATTAAAAGGGTCAGGACACCCTGAATTGTTAAGGATAGTCTCCCACCTTTTCCTATATGAAATATCAGCAGTAAAAGCACTATTACTCAGGAGCACATTCAATTATGTTTAAGAACGCATTCGCAAACCTGCAAAAAGTAGGTAAGTCGCTAATGCTGCCGGTATCCGTACTGCCTATCGCAGGTATCCTGCTGGGCGTCGGGGCGGCAAATTTTAGCTGGTTACCTGCGGTCGTTTCCCATGTTATGGCGGAAGCCGGTGGGTCTGTTTTTGCCAATATGCCGTTGATTTTCGCCATCGGCGTGGCACTGGGCTTCACCAATAACGATGGTGTATCGGCTCTGGCGGCAGTTGTGGCCTATGGCATCATGGTGAAAACCATGGCGGTGGTCGCGCCGTTGGTTCTGCATTTGTCTGCGGAGGAGGTTAAAGCTCAGTACTTAGCGGATACCGGTGTATTAGGCGGTATCATTGCTGGTGCCATTGCGGCTTATATGTTTAATCGTTTTTACCGCATTCAGCTTCCTGAATATCTTGGCTTTTTTGCTGGAAAACGCTTTGTGCCGATTATTTCCGGTCTGGCGGCGATCATTCTCGGGGTTGTCCTGTCATTTATCTGGCCTCCGGTCGGGAAGGCGATTCAGGCTTTCTCTCAATGGGGCGCGTATCAGAATCCGGTTCTGGCCTTCGGTTTGTACGGCGTTATTGAACGTTCACTGGTGCCTTTCGGTCTGCATCATATCTGGAACGTTCCCTTCCAGATGCAGATTGGTGAGTTCACCAATGCCGCAGGTCAGGTGTTCCACGGGGACATTCCTCGCTATATGGCGGGTGACCCGACTGCGGGTAAACTGTCTGGTGGCTTCTTGTTTAAAATGTATGGCCTGCCAGCGGCGGCTATTGCGATTTGGCACTCAGCCAAACCGGAAAACCGCGCCAAAGTGGGCGGTATCATGATCTCTGCGGCGCTGACCTCTTTCCTGACCGGGATTACCGAGCCAATTGAGTTCTCTTTTATGTTCGTCGCGCCGATACTGTACGTGATCCATGCGATTCTGGCTGGTTTGGCATTCCCGATTTGTATCCTGCTGGGTATGCGTGACGGTACGAGCTTCTCTCACGGCCTGATTGACTTCGTCGTACTGAGCGGAAACGGCAGCAAGCTGTGGTTGTTCCCGATCGTGGGCTTGTGCTATGCGTTGGTTTATTACTCCCTTTTCCGCGTGCTGATCGTTAAGCTGAATCTGAAAACCCCGGGTCGTGAGGACTCTTCTTCTGACGAGGTTGCTCAGGACAGCACGGAAAAAGCGGAGGCGCTGGTCAACGCCTTCGGTGGTAAAGAGAACATCACTAACCTGGATGCATGTATCACTCGTCTGCGCGTTAGCGTAGGTGATATATCAAAAGTGGATCAGGCTGCTTTGAAACAGTTGGGTGCTGCTGGTGTGGTTGTCGCAGGTTCTGGCGTTCAGGCGATTTTCGGTACTAAATCCGATAACCTGAAAACGGATATGGACGACTATATCCGTAATCACTAATCGGTTGTTGGGAAGAATCAAGGGGCGAAAGCCCCTTTTTTTCGGCAAGCGTCATCCGACCGCGGCGGTAAAGCGATTGAATCGCTTTGGGTAATTTGGGGTAGAGACGATAACGTTGGAGGGAATACGGGAAATCACGCGCGGAAATCCTGTCGTATTTTAACCATCCATGTCTGAAACAGGCTAAAGAAGGTTGAAAGAAATAGAATATGTCACTCATACTGCCTACACGACTTTGGATTCGCGTTTGTTAAAAAAGGAAATCTAACATGGCTGAAGAGACCATTTTTAGTAAAATTATCCGTCGGGAAATTCCGGCCGATATCGTTTATCAGGATGATCTGGTAACCGCATTTCGTGATATTGCACCGCGGGCGCCCACACACATCCTCATCGTTCCTAATGTATTGATCCCAACCGTTAATGAAACCGCTGCGGAACATGAAGCCGCGTTAGGACGCATGATCACCGTCGCAGGGAAAATTGCGCGGCAGGAAGGTATTGCAGAAGACGGCTACCGTCTGATTATCAATTGTAATCGTCATGGTGGGCAGGAAGTCTATCACATGCACATGCACCTGCTGGGAGGCCAAGTACTGGGGGCATTACTGGTTGACTAGCGGA
This is a stretch of genomic DNA from Brenneria rubrifaciens. It encodes these proteins:
- the fabF gene encoding beta-ketoacyl-ACP synthase II is translated as MSKRRVVVTGLGMLSPVGNTVESSWSALLAGQSGISLIDHFDTSAYATRFAGLVKNFNYEEFISRKEARKMDAFIQYGIAAGIQAIKDSGLEVTEENAQRFGAAIGSGIGGLGLIEENHSSLVNGGPRKISPFFVPSTIVNMVAGHLTIMYGLRGPSISIATACTSGVHNVGHAARMIAYNDADIMVAGGAEKASTPLGVGGFGAARALSTRNDNPQAACRPWDKDRDGFVLGDGAGMMVLEEYEHAKKRGAKIYAELVGFGMSSDAYHMTSPPENGSGAAQAIENALRDAGVSPSQIGYINAHGTSTPAGDKAEAQAVKTVFGESANRVLVSSTKSMTGHLLGAAGAIESIFSILALRDQAVPPTINLDNPDEGCDLDFVPHEARQVSNMEYTLCNSFGFGGTNGSLLFRKV
- the pabC gene encoding aminodeoxychorismate lyase — its product is MHWINGQQQEMLSVSDRATQFGDGCFTTARVADGQIIWLERHLTRLQQAAERLMLPPFDWTLLTEEMKQAAQGRQRGVVKVMLTRGEGGRGYSSQGCEQVTRIVMQTDYPAHYTRWREQGISLNLSPVALAKNPLLAGIKHLNRLEQVLIRMHLDQAPGDEALVLDTSGALVECCAANLFWRKGNQVFTPDLSYAGVDGVARQHILSLLADTDFDIHIVTEPLAVLAQAEEVLVCNALMPVIPVNQAHVWCYRSRELYRFLSPNC
- the mltG gene encoding endolytic transglycosylase MltG, producing the protein MNGKKVGVLVVALVLSASLFLWQKLQHFASSPLAIEQETIFTLPAGTGRDGLETLLLDQKIITKGTFFPWLLRIEPELAKFKAGTYRLTTGMTVRELLALLSSGKEAQFSIRFVEGSRLRDWLETLRQSPYIKHTLADKSVQELASELGIKDKPNPEGWFYPDTYLYTANTTDLALLQRAYQRMKKTVDEVWREKENGLPYNTPDELLVMASIIEKETAVNEERPQVASVFVNRLRAGMRLQTDPTVIYGMGEDYTGAITRKALDTPTPYNTYIISGLPPTPIAVPGKASLDAAAHPAKTSYLYFVADGKGGHSFTTNLADHNRAVRVYRSALKERDEQ
- the tmk gene encoding dTMP kinase; its protein translation is MNNKFIVIEGLEGAGKTTARHTVVETLRAYGVQDVIFTREPGGTPLAEKLRELIKQGMADEKVTDKAEVLMLYAARVQLVDNVIKPALANGQWVIGDRHDLSSQAYQGGGRGIDQQLLLSLRDTVLGDFRPDLTFYLDLPPALGLQRARARGDLDRIEQESLAFFERTRARYQALAAEDRTIVTLDASQPLESVSRDIQATLREWLPQQGLHRQDAPPATLHQGRG
- the holB gene encoding DNA polymerase III subunit delta', encoding MEWYPWLNAPYRRLIGQYQAGRGHHAILLHTLPGMGNESLVYALSRWLMCQHPEGMKSCGKCHACHLMVAGTHPDWYMLSPEKGKQSLGVDAVRDVLDKLYQHSRQGGGKVIWLPYAEILTEAAANALLKTLEEPPQSTYFLFGCRDPSRLLATMRSRCLYHYLDVPDETQSVLWLSARHRDDTQAIRTALRLQAGAPLAAEILLQPERWKQRNALCQGLFAGLASHDLLSLMPLLNHEDTDERIHWLASLLLDAMKWQQGAGAYRVNLDQTALVERLAHESANTQLQYELRQWLVCRQKLLTVTGVNRELLLMERLLDAEQSLSATVQRHFHSFSV
- a CDS encoding metal-dependent hydrolase, which translates into the protein MLLVDSHCHLDGLNYESLHKDVSSVLDKAKDRDVGFVLAVATTLPGFRAMKEQIGERDDVAFSCGVHPLNQNEPYDYAELRQLAAASQVVAMGETGLDYYYQQDTKAQQQASFREHIRIGNDLNKPVIVHTRAAREDTIAILKEEQVEKCGGVLHCFTEDLATAKTLLDMGFYISFSGIVTFRNAEALRDVARYVPLERMLIETDSPWLAPVPFRGEENQPAYVREVAEYLSVLKGTTLENLAAMTTDNFSRLFHIDPARLTITQ
- the ptsG gene encoding PTS glucose transporter subunit IIBC, with the translated sequence MFKNAFANLQKVGKSLMLPVSVLPIAGILLGVGAANFSWLPAVVSHVMAEAGGSVFANMPLIFAIGVALGFTNNDGVSALAAVVAYGIMVKTMAVVAPLVLHLSAEEVKAQYLADTGVLGGIIAGAIAAYMFNRFYRIQLPEYLGFFAGKRFVPIISGLAAIILGVVLSFIWPPVGKAIQAFSQWGAYQNPVLAFGLYGVIERSLVPFGLHHIWNVPFQMQIGEFTNAAGQVFHGDIPRYMAGDPTAGKLSGGFLFKMYGLPAAAIAIWHSAKPENRAKVGGIMISAALTSFLTGITEPIEFSFMFVAPILYVIHAILAGLAFPICILLGMRDGTSFSHGLIDFVVLSGNGSKLWLFPIVGLCYALVYYSLFRVLIVKLNLKTPGREDSSSDEVAQDSTEKAEALVNAFGGKENITNLDACITRLRVSVGDISKVDQAALKQLGAAGVVVAGSGVQAIFGTKSDNLKTDMDDYIRNH
- the hinT gene encoding purine nucleoside phosphoramidase, which encodes MAEETIFSKIIRREIPADIVYQDDLVTAFRDIAPRAPTHILIVPNVLIPTVNETAAEHEAALGRMITVAGKIARQEGIAEDGYRLIINCNRHGGQEVYHMHMHLLGGQVLGALLVD